The following are from one region of the Advenella mimigardefordensis DPN7 genome:
- a CDS encoding aromatic ring-hydroxylating dioxygenase subunit alpha codes for MFLKNAWYVAAWSHDIVHELYPLQLLNEYLVFYRQQDGRVVALEDACPHRKLPLSMGRLIDDAVECGYHGLTFNGQGTCIFAPGAKIPRAATVKNFATTEKYGLVWVWMGEADKADPTLIPHIAEYGHPDWGINQGDAMIVECNYLYMTDNLLDPSHVAWVHRSSFGNSACENEPLTTTVNDNGVIVSRWMYDTDVAPFYARFVKFTGNCDRKQHYEVRYPSHAIIKAVFTPAGTGGDEAPIHPDVFLMDSYNFLTPIDEKTTRYFWFQLRNFSPNDEDVSRQFAAGVRKAFEEDRIVLGAVQKGMDNRRSPFINLKLDGGPIKFRKGLERLISQEQVVADQARPEVIPIQEAAIAQPD; via the coding sequence ATGTTTCTGAAGAATGCATGGTATGTCGCGGCGTGGAGCCACGACATTGTCCATGAGCTATATCCATTGCAGTTGCTAAATGAGTATCTGGTGTTCTATCGTCAGCAGGATGGCCGGGTTGTTGCGCTTGAAGACGCCTGTCCGCACCGCAAATTGCCTTTGTCCATGGGACGGCTGATCGATGACGCCGTGGAATGCGGCTATCATGGGCTGACCTTCAATGGCCAGGGCACCTGTATTTTCGCGCCGGGTGCAAAGATTCCCCGCGCAGCGACAGTCAAAAATTTTGCCACAACTGAAAAATACGGTCTGGTCTGGGTCTGGATGGGCGAAGCAGACAAGGCCGACCCCACCCTGATTCCACATATTGCCGAGTATGGTCATCCCGACTGGGGAATCAATCAGGGTGACGCTATGATCGTCGAGTGCAATTACCTGTACATGACCGACAATCTGCTGGACCCCTCGCATGTCGCCTGGGTGCACCGCAGTTCTTTCGGCAATAGCGCCTGCGAAAACGAGCCGCTCACCACAACAGTGAATGATAACGGCGTGATTGTTTCGCGCTGGATGTACGACACCGATGTGGCGCCCTTCTATGCCAGGTTCGTTAAGTTCACCGGCAACTGTGACCGCAAGCAGCACTATGAAGTGCGCTATCCGTCGCACGCCATCATCAAGGCCGTCTTTACGCCAGCCGGCACGGGTGGCGATGAAGCGCCGATCCATCCCGACGTATTCCTGATGGACTCCTATAATTTCCTGACACCGATAGACGAGAAAACCACCCGCTACTTCTGGTTCCAGCTCAGAAATTTCAGTCCAAATGATGAAGACGTTTCGCGTCAGTTTGCCGCAGGCGTACGCAAGGCCTTTGAAGAAGACCGGATCGTACTTGGCGCGGTACAAAAAGGCATGGACAATCGCCGCTCGCCATTTATCAATCTCAAACTGGACGGTGGCCCGATCAAGTTTCGCAAGGGACTGGAGCGGCTGATCAGCCAGGAGCAGGTCGTGGCCGATCAGGCCAGGCCGGAAGTGATTCCCATTCAGGAAGCCGCCATCGCGCAGCCCGACTAA
- the gshA gene encoding glutamate--cysteine ligase — protein sequence MSGRLVQRMTTLQQHRDSLTHILRGIEREGLRIDRDGALATTPHSALLGSALTHPNITTDYSEALIELITGTHSSVDDLLEELTDVHRFATRQFPSESIWMQSMPGHLPADNQIPIATYGTSNSGMLRHVYRRGLAERYGRTMQCIAGLHYNFSLPESLWQLLDIEGANETERQSVGYMGLIRNFTRYNWLLMYLFGASPAVPRSFLGDRPNPLRELDHDTLYLPYATSLRMSDLGYQNDAQSGLKMCYNDLSTFLRKMYHAVTQPWPEYQALGTHRDGQWIQLNTNVLQIENEYYSTIRAKRTTARGERPITALMERGIEYVEIRCLDIDPFSPIGISNATCHFMDAFLLFCAVHDSRLFPYDGFCEESQANFTDVVNRGRDPSLRLTSNGEDISIPDWGNQLLDQIALYAKELDIAFSTTQYSAAIQEQRHKLDDVSATPSARILQELRDSGLSFADYTQLQSQRLSDELRFGELSAETEQKMRASVKQSLEDQAAIEASDNESFDEYVERYMAALKRPE from the coding sequence ATCTCAGGACGACTTGTGCAGCGCATGACCACACTACAGCAGCATCGAGACTCGCTAACTCATATTTTACGCGGAATTGAACGCGAAGGGCTACGGATTGACCGCGATGGCGCGCTCGCCACCACCCCGCACAGTGCTCTTCTGGGTTCCGCCCTGACCCATCCGAATATCACAACTGATTATTCGGAAGCGCTGATCGAGCTGATTACCGGAACGCACAGCTCAGTGGACGATCTGCTCGAAGAGTTGACCGATGTTCACCGTTTTGCCACCCGCCAGTTTCCATCCGAAAGCATCTGGATGCAATCGATGCCGGGCCATCTGCCCGCCGACAACCAGATCCCGATTGCCACTTACGGCACATCCAACAGCGGCATGCTGCGCCACGTATACCGACGCGGGCTGGCCGAGCGCTACGGCCGCACCATGCAATGCATCGCCGGGCTTCATTACAATTTTTCGCTACCGGAATCGCTGTGGCAGCTGCTCGATATCGAAGGCGCAAACGAGACCGAACGCCAGTCTGTCGGCTATATGGGCCTAATCCGCAATTTCACCCGCTATAACTGGCTGCTCATGTACCTGTTTGGCGCATCCCCGGCGGTGCCACGGTCGTTCCTGGGGGATCGGCCCAATCCCTTGCGCGAACTGGATCATGATACGCTGTATCTGCCCTATGCCACCAGTCTGCGCATGAGCGATCTGGGTTACCAGAACGATGCGCAGTCCGGGCTGAAAATGTGCTACAACGACCTGTCCACTTTCCTCAGGAAAATGTATCACGCGGTCACACAACCCTGGCCCGAATATCAGGCGCTCGGTACGCACCGCGACGGCCAGTGGATTCAACTGAACACCAATGTGCTGCAGATCGAAAATGAGTACTACTCAACGATCAGGGCCAAGCGCACCACCGCACGTGGTGAGCGGCCCATTACGGCCCTGATGGAGCGCGGCATCGAATATGTCGAGATCCGCTGCCTGGATATTGATCCGTTCAGCCCTATCGGTATTTCAAATGCAACCTGTCATTTCATGGATGCATTCCTGCTGTTCTGTGCGGTCCATGACAGCCGGCTGTTTCCTTACGACGGTTTCTGCGAGGAAAGTCAGGCCAATTTCACAGATGTGGTTAACCGCGGTCGCGATCCCTCTCTGCGCCTGACCAGCAATGGCGAAGACATTTCCATTCCGGACTGGGGTAATCAATTGCTCGATCAGATTGCACTGTACGCCAAGGAACTGGATATCGCTTTTAGCACTACGCAATACAGTGCCGCGATCCAGGAACAGCGCCATAAGCTGGATGACGTGTCTGCCACGCCTTCGGCCCGTATTTTGCAGGAATTGCGCGACAGCGGGCTGAGCTTTGCCGACTATACCCAATTGCAAAGCCAGCGCCTGTCCGACGAGCTGCGCTTTGGCGAACTGTCTGCGGAAACCGAGCAAAAAATGCGCGCCAGCGTCAAACAATCGCTCGAAGATCAGGCAGCGATAGAAGCGTCCGACAACGAAAGCTTTGACGAATATGTCGAGCGTTATATGGCGGCCCTGAAACGGCCGGAATAA
- the metX gene encoding homoserine O-succinyltransferase MetX — MVSQHTTSQQSVGVVTPQFLQFDQPLTLSSGQVLPSYTLAVETYGTLNAQRSNAVLVCHALNASHHVAGVSATDAKDVGWWDNMVGPGKPVDTNIYFVIGVNNLGSCFGSTGPASIDPATGKPWGSTFPVVTVEDWVRAQARVADHFGIDRFAAVMGGSLGGMQALSWAIELPERIAHCVVVASTTNLSAQNIAFNEVARRAIISDPDFHGGNYYEYNTVPARGLSVARMVGHITYLSDDDMAEKFGRAQRNPTEDGRYRFGYDVEFEVESYLRYQGEKFSRYFDANTYLLITRALDYFDPASKHGGDLTEALRPATAEFLTVSFSTDWRFPPERSRELVKALLKNGQPVTYAEIDAPHGHDAFLLDDPRYHAVVRAYYQRIAASLNLTATPLEQETA; from the coding sequence ATGGTCTCACAACATACTACTTCACAGCAGTCTGTGGGCGTGGTTACGCCCCAGTTTCTCCAGTTCGATCAACCGCTCACGCTCAGCAGTGGCCAGGTGCTGCCGTCGTACACGCTTGCCGTGGAAACCTACGGTACGCTTAACGCCCAGCGCAGTAATGCCGTGCTGGTTTGCCATGCGCTCAACGCATCGCACCACGTTGCAGGGGTCTCGGCCACCGACGCCAAAGATGTCGGCTGGTGGGACAATATGGTCGGACCGGGAAAGCCGGTAGATACGAATATTTATTTTGTCATTGGCGTAAACAATCTGGGTTCCTGCTTCGGTTCAACGGGTCCGGCATCGATTGACCCTGCCACGGGCAAGCCCTGGGGATCAACCTTTCCGGTGGTCACGGTGGAAGACTGGGTCAGGGCACAGGCCAGGGTGGCAGATCATTTTGGCATTGATCGCTTTGCTGCCGTTATGGGTGGGTCGCTTGGCGGGATGCAGGCGCTGAGCTGGGCCATTGAATTGCCCGAGCGCATCGCGCACTGCGTGGTGGTGGCCAGTACCACCAATCTGTCGGCACAGAATATTGCCTTTAATGAAGTGGCGCGGCGCGCGATTATCAGCGACCCCGATTTCCATGGTGGCAATTATTATGAATACAATACCGTGCCGGCGCGCGGCCTGTCGGTCGCACGCATGGTGGGGCATATCACGTATCTGTCAGATGATGACATGGCCGAAAAATTCGGACGTGCGCAACGCAATCCAACCGAAGATGGGCGCTACCGGTTCGGCTACGATGTTGAATTCGAGGTCGAGTCTTATTTGCGTTATCAGGGGGAGAAATTTTCCAGATATTTCGATGCCAATACTTATTTGCTCATTACACGGGCGCTGGATTACTTCGATCCGGCCAGCAAGCATGGTGGTGATCTGACCGAAGCATTGCGTCCGGCAACGGCGGAATTTTTGACGGTGTCGTTTTCCACCGACTGGCGCTTTCCGCCGGAACGCTCGCGCGAACTGGTCAAGGCGCTGCTCAAAAACGGCCAGCCGGTGACGTATGCGGAAATCGATGCCCCGCATGGGCATGACGCTTTCCTGCTGGATGACCCGCGCTATCATGCGGTGGTCAGGGCTTACTACCAGCGCATTGCCGCCAGTCTGAATCTGACAGCGACGCCATTGGAGCAGGAAACAGCATGA